One window of the Chelonoidis abingdonii isolate Lonesome George chromosome 3, CheloAbing_2.0, whole genome shotgun sequence genome contains the following:
- the CHRM3 gene encoding muscarinic acetylcholine receptor M3 — protein sequence MFLVGLRRLCQRVTMILHNNTTVSPLFSNVSFFWNRDSQGTRLLEAATSVIGSYGFPQTTESFPLTTVEAANRSLDGMSKDPLGGHTLWQVVLIAFLTGILALVTIIGNILVIVAFKVNKQLKTVNNYFLLSLACADLIIGVISMNLFTIYIIMNRWALGSLACDLWLSIDYVASNASVMNLLVISFDRYFSITRPLTYRAKRTTKRAGMMIGLAWVISFILWAPAILFWQYFVGKRTVPPNECYIQFLSEPVITFGTAIAAFYLPVTIMTILYWRIYKETEKRTKELAGLQASGSKAEAARFIRQTGSSRSCSSYELQQQSMKRSTRRKYGRCHFWLTTKSWKPSQDQGDQEHSSSDSWNNNDAAASLENSASSDEEDIATETRAIYSIVLKLPGHSTILNSTKLPSSEDLNGSGDDLQKTNMGSKERKSNRLHSQKSVEDGGNFHRNFSKLPVQPGSAVEEAKISDGIPSVAKTSTALPLSLKEATLAKKFALKTRSQITKRKRMSLIKEKKAAQTLSAILFAFIITWTPYNIMVLVNTFCDSCIPKTFWNLGYWLCYINSTVNPMCYALCNKTFRTTFKMLLLCQFDKRKRRKQQYQQRQSVIFHKRIPQEAS from the coding sequence actATGTCAGAGAGTCACAATGATCCTGCACAATAACACTACAGTCTCCCCCTTGTTTTCAAATGTGAGCTTCTTCTGGAATAGAGATTCCCAGGGAACAAGGCTTCTTGAGGCTGCAACGTCGGTCATTGGCAGCTATGGTTTCCCTCAGACAACTGAGAGTTTTCCCTTGACTACTGTGGAAGCAGCCAATAGGTCACTAGATGGCATGAGCAAAGATCCTTTGGGTGGACACACACTCTGGCAAGTAGTTCTGATTGCCTTCCTCACTGGCATCCTCGCACTGGTGACCATCATAGGAAACATCCTGGTGATTGTGGCATTTAAAGTTAACAAACAACTTAAAACAGTCAACAATTACTTCCTGCTGAGCCTTGCATGTGCAGATTTAATCATTGGTGTTATTTCAATGAATCTTTTCACCATATATATCATTATGAACCGCTGGGCTTTGGGAAGTTTGGCCTGTGATCTATGGCTCTCCATTGACTATGTAGCCAGCAATGCCTCTGTCATGAATCTCCTTGTCATAAGTTTTGACAGGTATTTTTCCATCACCAGGCCACTTACATACAGAGCTAAACGAACAACCAAAAGGGCTGGAATGATGATAGGCTTAGCTTGGGTCATCTCGTTCATTCTTTGGGCCCCTGCCATCTTGTTTTGGCAGTATTTTGTTGGGAAAAGAACTGTGCCTCCTAATGAATGTTATATCCAGTTTCTAAGTGAACCTGTCATCACTTTTGGCACTGCCATAGCTGCCTTTTATTTGCCAGTCACCATTATGACTATTTTATACTGGAGGATCTACAAGGAGACAGAGAAACGCACCAAAGAGTTAGCAGGGTTACAGGCCTCGGGCAGCAAAGCTGAGGCAGCACGCTTCATTCGCCAGACTGGTAGCTCCAGAAGCTGCAGCAGCtatgagctgcagcagcagagtaTGAAGCGATCCACCAGAAGGAAATATGGCCGATGCCACTTCTGGCTTACAACAAAGAGCTGGAAACCCAGCCAGGATCAGGGGGACCAGGAGCACAGCAGTAGCGATAGCTGGAACAACAATGACGCAGCTGCTTCTCTTGAAAACTCTGCCTCCTCTGATGAAGAAGACATTGCCACAGAGACGAGGGCCATTTATTCCATTGTGCTGAAGCTTCCCGGTCATAGCACCATCCTCAACTCCACTAAACTACCCTCATCTGAAGACTTGAACGGGTCAGGGGACGACTTGCAGAAGACCAACATGGGATCAAAGGAGAGGAAATCTAACAGGTTGCATTCTCAGAAGAGTGTGGAGGATGGTGGAAACTTTCACAGGAACTTTTCTAAGCTTCCAGTTCAGCCAGGGTCAGCAGTAGAGGAAGCCAAGATTTCTGACGGCATTCCATCAGTGGCTAAGACATCCACAGCCCTGCCTTTATCCTTGAAGGAAGCAAccctggccaaaaagtttgccttgAAGACCAGAAGTCAGATCACCAAGCGAAAACGAATGTCACTTATCAAAGAAAAGAAAGCGGCACAGACACTCAGTGCTATTTTGTTTGCCTTCATCATCACCTGGACACCATACAATATCATGGTTCTGGTGAACACCTTTTGTGATAGCTGTATCCCCAAAACATTTTGGAACCTGGGGTACTGGCTTTGTTACATCAATAGCACGGTGAACCCTATGTGCTACGCATTGTGTAACAAAACATTCAGAACCACTTTCAAGATGTTACTGCTGTGCCAGTTTGACAAACGGAAACGACGCAAACAGCAGTATCAGCAGAGGCAGTCAGTCATTTTTCATAAGCGGATCCCCCAGGAGGCTTCATAG